The proteins below come from a single Saccharopolyspora sp. SCSIO 74807 genomic window:
- a CDS encoding NACHT domain-containing protein encodes MEEVHRNHNEFTGQAGTSFQIAVNNGPISMTSPPPPPNLDGKQAELLQKLADETSSASGQELSKWGLRGSDALPVRWHTAAEDLFDYWEKIQTSGAPVSLEGQFTKIRRTYEAVESRRLVVLGRAGAGKTMLAHRLILDLLKNNPTGPVPVLFSLGDWNPSTELRHWLAEHLIRDYPFLGTKETSVGSKLAEVFIERGLIVPVLDGFDEILGQHHPAAIRQISTLDLPLIVTSRLDDYARAAHEIKAVGGAAAIALEDLTLGEAEEYLLHSTGKTRAPAWTSVFEQMRIAPDESLSQNLTAVLTTPLMITLARTVYNDDRGHDPGELLDAERFPTTAALEGHLLAAYLRTTYVRGGVGPNRARHPEWRPEQARRWLGYLATHLQERNTHDLAWWRLPDTLHHLTRRGVTTVAVWLAFGLPTGLLVGGLWGLTLGLADGLKAGTTFAIGIKEGLSFGFFFGAFFGLIAGWFSESGFKYRNTKSSDPPRFWIPPQGPQTRLQLTHLKKSKTQVTVGLAIGFMCLLGGGLQYGLNGVGVGIILAAAVLSAYFAVTDFGDTAIPHANHPWTLLNSDRKVTIVRTSATIPIFMFALTSLLMLAPMGGIDRGHVAAIGLSEGLLIGILVGVVRFPLSAWGQWILFSRLWLPITRRLPWRPKLFLEDAYERGVLRRTGAVYQFRHARLRDHLAEHYRS; translated from the coding sequence GTGGAAGAGGTGCACAGGAACCACAACGAGTTCACCGGGCAGGCCGGGACCAGCTTCCAGATCGCCGTCAACAACGGGCCGATCTCCATGACCAGCCCACCGCCCCCGCCGAACCTTGACGGGAAGCAAGCGGAACTTCTCCAGAAACTCGCCGACGAGACCAGCTCGGCAAGCGGCCAGGAACTGTCGAAGTGGGGCCTACGTGGGTCGGATGCATTGCCTGTGCGCTGGCACACCGCAGCAGAAGACCTCTTCGACTACTGGGAGAAGATCCAGACAAGCGGTGCGCCGGTGTCGCTGGAGGGTCAGTTCACCAAGATCCGACGGACCTACGAGGCAGTCGAGTCTCGACGGCTGGTCGTGCTGGGACGGGCCGGCGCGGGCAAGACCATGCTTGCGCACCGGTTAATCCTGGACCTGCTCAAGAACAACCCGACGGGTCCGGTGCCGGTGCTGTTCAGCCTCGGCGATTGGAACCCCTCAACCGAACTTAGACATTGGCTGGCCGAACACCTCATCCGCGACTATCCGTTCCTAGGCACCAAGGAAACCTCCGTCGGGAGCAAGCTGGCCGAGGTCTTCATCGAACGCGGTCTTATCGTGCCCGTCTTGGACGGATTCGATGAGATCCTCGGACAGCATCACCCCGCCGCCATCCGCCAGATCAGTACCCTCGACCTGCCACTGATCGTCACAAGTCGCTTAGACGACTACGCTCGCGCCGCGCACGAGATCAAAGCGGTCGGTGGTGCCGCGGCGATAGCGCTGGAAGACCTCACTCTCGGAGAAGCCGAGGAATACCTACTCCACAGCACCGGCAAGACCCGTGCCCCCGCCTGGACTTCGGTGTTCGAGCAGATGCGCATCGCACCCGACGAGTCTCTGAGCCAGAATCTCACCGCCGTGCTGACCACCCCCCTGATGATCACGCTCGCCCGCACCGTCTACAACGACGATCGAGGACACGACCCTGGTGAGCTCCTCGACGCCGAACGCTTCCCCACCACGGCGGCACTGGAAGGGCATCTGTTGGCGGCTTACCTGCGCACGACGTACGTTCGCGGTGGCGTCGGCCCGAACCGAGCACGACACCCCGAGTGGCGTCCGGAGCAAGCCCGCCGCTGGCTCGGTTACCTCGCCACCCATCTGCAAGAACGCAACACCCACGACCTCGCCTGGTGGCGACTCCCCGACACCCTTCACCACCTGACTCGCCGCGGCGTCACCACGGTTGCTGTCTGGCTCGCTTTCGGACTCCCCACTGGGCTTCTTGTCGGGGGGCTTTGGGGACTCACCCTCGGGCTCGCCGACGGGCTTAAGGCTGGGACTACGTTCGCAATCGGCATCAAAGAAGGTCTTTCATTTGGATTCTTCTTCGGTGCATTTTTCGGCCTCATCGCTGGATGGTTCAGCGAATCTGGATTCAAGTACAGGAATACCAAAAGCAGCGATCCGCCACGCTTCTGGATACCACCACAAGGCCCCCAAACACGCCTACAGTTGACACACCTCAAGAAGTCTAAGACTCAGGTTACGGTCGGACTTGCCATTGGATTTATGTGCCTACTTGGAGGCGGTCTTCAGTACGGACTCAACGGAGTCGGAGTTGGGATCATACTCGCGGCCGCGGTGCTGTCAGCGTACTTCGCTGTAACAGACTTCGGCGACACAGCGATCCCACACGCCAATCACCCGTGGACGCTCCTCAATTCCGACCGGAAGGTCACAATTGTCCGGACATCCGCAACTATTCCCATCTTCATGTTCGCATTAACGTCTCTTTTGATGCTCGCCCCCATGGGTGGGATTGATCGCGGACATGTCGCCGCGATCGGACTAAGCGAGGGCCTCCTCATTGGAATTCTGGTCGGGGTCGTACGATTTCCACTGTCAGCATGGGGACAATGGATTTTGTTCTCGCGGTTGTGGTTGCCGATAACCCGTCGTTTGCCGTGGCGCCCGAAGCTGTTCCTCGAAGACGCCTACGAGCGCGGTGTACTGCGCAGGACAGGCGCGGTCTACCAATTCCGCCATGCGCGGCTCCGTGATCACCTCGCCGAGCACTACCGAAGCTAG
- a CDS encoding HK97 gp10 family phage protein, which translates to MRYRRNSRSTGRFLRSSQLYPVVQSMTREIARRARRLAPVGDSGEYLDGITTGYRAGWTDGRLVGEVVATAEHSAAVEFGNAGNAHSDQHVLRRAASGEE; encoded by the coding sequence GTGCGCTACCGGCGCAACAGCCGCTCCACCGGCCGGTTCCTGCGCTCGTCGCAGCTCTACCCGGTGGTGCAGAGCATGACCCGCGAGATCGCGCGCCGAGCGCGGCGGCTCGCGCCGGTCGGCGATAGCGGTGAGTACCTGGACGGGATCACTACCGGCTACCGCGCCGGGTGGACCGATGGACGTCTGGTCGGCGAAGTCGTGGCCACCGCGGAGCATTCGGCCGCGGTCGAGTTCGGCAACGCAGGCAACGCGCACTCTGACCAGCATGTGTTGCGCCGCGCTGCCTCCGGCGAGGAGTAA
- a CDS encoding Gp19/Gp15/Gp42 family protein, protein MPVATPHDVALRLGRDMDAAEVPQVEALLSDAETLILTRLPDLYARIEYGLLATEVVVLVEATAVLRVLRNPAGIRSQTADAYSVSYDNRAASGNLNLTPEEWRLLGVRTGLGVLRPFLPPAAWW, encoded by the coding sequence ATGCCGGTCGCGACTCCGCACGACGTGGCGCTGAGGCTCGGCAGGGACATGGACGCAGCCGAGGTTCCGCAAGTGGAGGCGCTGCTAAGCGACGCGGAAACACTGATTCTGACGAGGCTGCCTGACCTGTACGCCCGCATCGAATACGGCCTGCTCGCTACTGAGGTGGTCGTGCTCGTCGAAGCCACCGCGGTCCTGCGGGTGCTACGCAACCCGGCCGGCATCCGCTCGCAAACCGCAGACGCCTACAGCGTCAGCTATGACAACCGCGCCGCATCCGGCAATCTGAACCTCACACCCGAGGAATGGCGCCTGCTCGGCGTGCGCACCGGGCTGGGTGTACTACGCCCCTTTCTCCCGCCTGCGGCGTGGTGGTGA
- a CDS encoding phage major capsid protein yields MAFENEIAPNEPTTNHAIADGRHQLRMAHLQSHDVPREIVSDIFREAQESSLVLRVGRRIPVGYGETIIRVDGVEPEVGQVGVGTRPEDREGYTKPVSGVSWGHKSFGPIKLATIVTASAEWERTDPLPFYRDLQSKMSRAIGRGVDLAVFHNRRPDTGAPLLGTELNSYVNATPNRIWLSGDIYTDIMTGYTMLAESDKDLTQFAADERVRPQFISARDHNGNQVFQSRLNLADPFDSIAGLTVEYGKAVPGRIGTSRDTGVRMFAGDFKQIVYGYADQITLKRTDVGSIEVDGQQINLWQTNQVAYLVEVTFGWLVNDPNAFIAYDMAPLPHVAPAAA; encoded by the coding sequence GTGGCGTTCGAAAACGAGATCGCCCCGAACGAGCCCACGACCAACCACGCCATCGCCGATGGGCGCCACCAGCTCCGGATGGCGCACCTGCAATCCCACGACGTCCCCCGGGAGATCGTCAGCGACATCTTCCGCGAGGCCCAGGAATCCTCGCTGGTGTTGCGGGTCGGCCGCCGGATTCCGGTCGGCTACGGCGAAACCATCATCCGTGTCGACGGCGTGGAACCCGAAGTCGGACAGGTCGGCGTCGGCACCCGGCCCGAGGACCGCGAGGGCTACACCAAGCCGGTCTCCGGGGTGAGCTGGGGACATAAGAGTTTCGGGCCGATCAAGCTCGCGACGATCGTCACGGCCTCGGCGGAGTGGGAGCGGACCGATCCGCTGCCGTTCTACCGCGACCTCCAGTCGAAGATGTCGCGTGCGATCGGCCGCGGTGTCGACCTCGCGGTGTTCCACAACCGGCGCCCGGACACCGGTGCGCCGCTGCTGGGCACGGAACTCAACAGCTACGTCAACGCCACGCCGAACCGGATTTGGCTCTCCGGCGACATCTACACCGACATCATGACCGGCTACACGATGCTGGCCGAGTCCGACAAGGACCTGACCCAGTTCGCCGCCGACGAGCGTGTGCGCCCGCAGTTCATCTCCGCCCGCGACCACAACGGCAACCAGGTGTTCCAGTCCCGGTTGAACCTGGCCGACCCGTTCGACTCGATCGCCGGGCTGACCGTGGAGTACGGCAAGGCCGTGCCCGGACGTATCGGCACGTCCCGGGACACCGGCGTGCGCATGTTCGCCGGGGACTTCAAACAGATCGTCTACGGATACGCCGATCAGATCACGCTCAAACGCACCGACGTCGGCTCGATCGAGGTCGACGGCCAGCAGATCAACCTCTGGCAGACCAACCAGGTCGCCTATCTCGTCGAAGTGACCTTCGGGTGGCTGGTCAACGACCCGAACGCCTTCATCGCCTACGACATGGCGCCACTGCCGCACGTGGCCCCCGCTGCTGCCTGA
- a CDS encoding phage portal protein, translating into MNQAELDIIDRLQVELATREPYTQVETAYYEGEQRLQSMGLAIPPEMRNLSVIVNWPAMFVDSVEHRMDIEGFRLAGQWRADEQLWDWWQYNDLDEESSLAHLEALIHGRAYLCVGYNEEDPEVPLITVESPQSMIALTDPRTRRVTAALRLYEPDPSRAVQGCVLYLPDVTIYAEQADGRWVETDRHAHNLDVVPVVALTNRARVSDRQGRTEMRRIMGLTDAACRSLMNLQGAQELMATPQRYILGADETLFQDEHGRPVPTWQAYLAHILAIPESGTEVKVGQFSAADLRNFTDTLNAYAHHVSALTGLPSHYLGLSTDNPASADAIRSSEARLVKSVERKNRAAGGAWEQAMRIGLRITGGDPDAYRRLETIWRDPATPTVAEKADAVQKLSGGQPLYDRETALEELGFSPERIRMVMQRVADDPMLKLMAMEGGAAADGADDEPVQQQAGGDRAPTSPSDPQAA; encoded by the coding sequence ATGAACCAAGCTGAGCTGGACATCATCGATCGTCTCCAAGTCGAGCTAGCTACGCGCGAGCCCTACACCCAGGTGGAGACCGCCTACTACGAGGGCGAACAGCGGCTGCAAAGCATGGGCCTGGCGATCCCCCCGGAGATGCGCAACCTGTCGGTGATCGTGAACTGGCCGGCGATGTTCGTGGACTCCGTCGAGCACCGGATGGACATCGAGGGCTTCCGGTTGGCCGGGCAGTGGCGGGCCGATGAACAGCTCTGGGACTGGTGGCAGTACAACGACCTCGACGAGGAGTCGAGCCTCGCCCACCTGGAAGCGTTGATCCACGGTCGCGCGTATCTGTGCGTCGGCTACAACGAGGAAGACCCCGAGGTCCCGCTGATCACGGTGGAGTCCCCGCAGAGCATGATCGCGCTCACCGACCCGCGTACCCGCCGGGTCACTGCTGCGCTTCGGCTCTACGAGCCCGACCCCTCCCGCGCTGTACAGGGCTGCGTGCTCTACCTGCCGGACGTCACGATCTACGCCGAGCAAGCCGATGGCCGGTGGGTGGAGACCGACCGGCACGCGCACAACCTGGACGTCGTGCCCGTAGTCGCACTGACGAACCGGGCTCGGGTGTCTGATCGGCAGGGGCGTACCGAGATGCGGCGCATCATGGGACTGACCGATGCGGCCTGCCGTTCGTTGATGAACCTCCAAGGCGCGCAAGAGCTGATGGCCACGCCGCAGCGCTACATCCTCGGCGCAGACGAGACGTTGTTCCAGGACGAGCACGGCCGCCCGGTCCCGACATGGCAGGCGTACCTGGCGCACATCCTGGCGATCCCGGAAAGCGGCACCGAAGTCAAGGTCGGCCAGTTCTCCGCGGCCGACCTGCGGAACTTCACCGACACCTTGAACGCCTACGCCCACCATGTTTCTGCGCTGACTGGGCTGCCGTCCCACTACCTCGGACTGTCCACCGACAACCCGGCCTCGGCCGACGCGATCCGCTCGTCAGAGGCCCGATTGGTGAAGTCGGTCGAACGCAAGAACCGAGCGGCCGGGGGCGCGTGGGAACAGGCCATGCGGATCGGACTGCGCATCACCGGCGGCGACCCCGACGCCTACCGGCGCCTGGAAACGATCTGGCGCGACCCGGCCACGCCCACGGTCGCGGAGAAGGCCGACGCGGTGCAGAAGCTCTCCGGCGGCCAACCCCTCTACGACCGCGAAACCGCGCTCGAAGAACTCGGCTTCAGCCCGGAGCGGATTCGGATGGTGATGCAACGGGTCGCCGACGACCCGATGCTCAAGCTCATGGCGATGGAAGGAGGCGCAGCCGCGGATGGCGCTGACGATGAACCAGTACAGCAACAAGCAGGCGGGGATCGTGCGCCGACTAGCCCGAGCGATCCTCAAGCTGCTTAG